One segment of Streptomyces sp. XD-27 DNA contains the following:
- a CDS encoding class I SAM-dependent RNA methyltransferase, with protein sequence MQSEAHASLVGEEYEVEVGPVAHGGHCIARTAEGRVLFVRHALPGERVVARVTEGDTGSRFLRADAVEILEPSKDRVEAPCPFSGPGACGGCDWQHAKPGAQRRLKGEVIAEQLQRLAGLTPEEAGWDGTVEPAPGDKVATGEVPAWRTRVQYAVDAEGRPGLRKHRSHDVVPIDRCLIAAPGVTELGIESREWPQIATVEAIAATGSQDRQVVLTPRPGGRLPLVELDKPVSVLRVDEKTGGVHRVHGRPFVRERALDRTWRVGGGGFWQVHPKAAELLVEAVMQGLMPRKGETALDLYCGVGLFAAALAERVGDTGAVLGIESGKRAVEDARHNLQDLDRVRIEQGKVEQALPRTGITEADLIVLDPPRAGAGRQTVHHVSTLGARRIAYVACDPAALARDLKYFAESGYRVRRLRAFDLFPMTHHVECVAVLEPVKKDR encoded by the coding sequence ATGCAATCCGAAGCCCACGCATCGCTGGTCGGCGAGGAGTACGAGGTCGAGGTGGGGCCCGTCGCGCACGGCGGGCACTGCATCGCCCGCACCGCGGAGGGGCGGGTGCTGTTCGTCCGGCACGCGCTGCCCGGCGAGCGGGTCGTCGCCCGGGTCACCGAGGGCGACACGGGGTCGCGCTTCCTGCGGGCGGACGCGGTCGAGATCCTGGAGCCGTCCAAGGACCGGGTGGAGGCACCCTGCCCGTTCTCCGGACCGGGCGCGTGCGGCGGCTGCGACTGGCAGCACGCCAAGCCCGGCGCGCAGCGCCGCCTCAAGGGTGAGGTCATCGCCGAGCAACTGCAACGCCTGGCGGGCCTGACGCCCGAAGAGGCGGGCTGGGACGGCACGGTGGAGCCCGCGCCCGGCGACAAGGTCGCCACGGGCGAGGTCCCGGCGTGGCGGACCCGCGTCCAGTACGCGGTGGACGCCGAGGGCCGGCCCGGCCTGCGCAAGCACCGCTCCCACGACGTCGTCCCGATCGACCGCTGCCTGATCGCCGCCCCCGGCGTCACCGAGCTGGGCATCGAAAGCCGCGAGTGGCCGCAGATCGCCACGGTCGAGGCCATCGCCGCCACCGGCTCGCAGGACCGCCAGGTCGTCCTCACCCCGCGACCGGGCGGCCGCCTCCCCCTGGTCGAGCTGGACAAGCCGGTCTCGGTCCTGCGTGTGGACGAGAAGACCGGAGGCGTCCACCGCGTCCACGGCCGCCCCTTCGTCCGCGAGCGCGCCCTGGACCGCACCTGGCGGGTCGGCGGCGGCGGTTTCTGGCAGGTCCACCCGAAGGCCGCGGAGCTCCTGGTCGAGGCGGTGATGCAGGGCCTCATGCCGCGCAAGGGCGAGACGGCCCTCGACCTGTACTGCGGCGTAGGCCTCTTCGCGGCCGCGCTCGCCGAACGGGTCGGCGACACCGGCGCGGTGCTGGGCATCGAGTCCGGCAAGCGAGCGGTCGAGGACGCCCGCCACAACCTCCAGGACCTGGACCGCGTCCGCATCGAACAGGGCAAGGTCGAGCAGGCCCTGCCCCGCACCGGCATCACCGAGGCCGACCTGATCGTCCTCGACCCCCCACGCGCCGGCGCCGGCCGCCAGACGGTCCACCACGTATCAACCCTCGGCGCCCGCCGCATCGCCTACGTAGCCTGCGACCCGGCAGCCCTGGCCCGCGACCTGAAGTACTTCGCCGAGTCGGGCTACCGAGTGCGGCGCCTGCGGGCGTTCGACCTGTTCCCGATGACGCACCACGTGGAGTGCGTGGCGGTCCTGGAGCCGGTGAAGAAGGACCGCTGA